The following proteins come from a genomic window of Frankia casuarinae:
- a CDS encoding lysophospholipid acyltransferase family protein gives MPWKSAAADSASRDPASRDPAFLDEVSPDEVFLGPAAASPRSSLNGAEATLTESRSAAGGPSDPATGPTAAAGPDGAARTDGAPPPTAEPGDLETALAGALAFLRRRITGDYVVDEHGFDPDLTEHVVAPLLRPIYRDYFRVETRGLENIPDTGGALVVANHSGTLPMDALMMAVAILDHHPAHRHLRMLAADLVFAVPFLAPLARKIGNTLACQADAEHLLNTGHLVGVWPEGFKGVGKPFSERYKLQRFGRGGFVSAALRTGVPIIPCTIVGAEEIYPMIGNAKSLARLFGLPYLPVTPTFPWFGLLGLIPLPSKWIIEFGEPVPTKTYTAEAADDPMLVFELTDRIRETIQHTLYSLLMQRRSVFF, from the coding sequence ATGCCTTGGAAATCCGCCGCAGCCGATTCGGCTTCGCGTGACCCGGCTTCGCGTGACCCGGCTTTTCTCGACGAGGTTTCCCCCGACGAGGTCTTCCTTGGTCCAGCCGCCGCGTCCCCTCGCTCCTCGCTCAACGGTGCCGAGGCGACGCTGACCGAAAGCCGGTCGGCGGCGGGTGGGCCGTCCGACCCGGCGACGGGTCCCACCGCCGCTGCCGGGCCCGATGGCGCTGCCAGGACGGACGGTGCGCCACCGCCGACGGCCGAACCCGGTGATCTGGAGACGGCCCTCGCGGGAGCGCTGGCCTTCCTGCGGCGGCGCATCACCGGCGACTACGTCGTCGACGAGCACGGGTTTGACCCGGACCTCACCGAACACGTCGTCGCTCCGCTGCTGCGGCCGATCTACCGGGACTACTTCCGGGTCGAGACCCGGGGGCTGGAGAACATCCCGGACACGGGTGGCGCTCTGGTGGTGGCCAATCACTCGGGCACCCTGCCAATGGACGCGCTGATGATGGCCGTGGCCATCCTCGATCATCATCCGGCCCATCGCCACCTGCGCATGCTCGCCGCCGACCTGGTGTTCGCGGTGCCGTTCCTGGCCCCGCTGGCTCGTAAGATCGGCAACACTCTGGCGTGTCAGGCTGACGCGGAACACCTGCTGAACACCGGGCACCTTGTCGGGGTCTGGCCGGAGGGCTTCAAGGGCGTCGGCAAGCCGTTCAGCGAGCGGTACAAGTTGCAGCGGTTCGGGCGCGGTGGATTCGTCTCGGCCGCGTTGCGGACGGGTGTGCCGATCATTCCGTGCACGATCGTCGGAGCCGAAGAAATCTATCCTATGATCGGTAACGCGAAGTCGCTCGCTCGCCTGTTCGGGCTGCCCTACCTGCCGGTTACACCGACCTTCCCGTGGTTCGGTCTGCTGGGGCTCATCCCGCTTCCGTCCAAATGGATCATCGAGTTCGGGGAGCCGGTCCCAACGAAGACGTACACCGCTGAGGCGGCGGACGACCCGATGCTGGTGTTCGAGCTCACCGACCGCATCCGGGAGACCATCCAGCATACGCTGTACAGCCTGCTGATGCAGCGCCGCTCGGTGTTCTTCTAG
- a CDS encoding HAD family hydrolase, with amino-acid sequence MRVRRRRDLATTRQAAEAAAIAALKVAAEEVPRAPLDESAAAFFDVDNTMMAGASIFYFARGLAARDFFNSRDLIRFGWQHITYRLRGLEDPSGIRDARETALAFVAGRTVAEIVRYGEEIYDERMAEQIYSGTHALAQQHLDAGQRVWLVTATPVELASVIARRLNLTGALGTVSEVSAEGTYTGHLVGGLLHGQAKAEAVQALAEREGLDLSRCWAYSDSINDLPMLSLVGHPVAINPDPDLKTVAREREWPIKDFRTARKAAKIGIPTAAGVGALAGGVAAGMALRRRAAGA; translated from the coding sequence ATGAGGGTGCGACGACGCAGGGACCTGGCCACGACGAGGCAGGCCGCCGAGGCCGCCGCGATCGCCGCCTTGAAGGTCGCGGCCGAGGAGGTTCCGCGGGCTCCGCTGGACGAGTCGGCGGCCGCGTTCTTCGACGTGGACAACACCATGATGGCGGGCGCCTCGATCTTCTACTTCGCCCGCGGCCTGGCCGCCCGGGACTTCTTCAACTCGCGTGACCTGATCCGGTTCGGCTGGCAGCACATCACCTACCGGCTGCGTGGGCTCGAGGACCCGAGCGGCATCCGGGATGCTCGGGAGACCGCGCTTGCCTTCGTCGCCGGGCGCACGGTGGCCGAGATCGTCCGTTACGGCGAGGAGATCTACGACGAACGGATGGCCGAGCAGATCTACTCGGGTACGCACGCGCTCGCCCAGCAGCACCTTGACGCGGGCCAGCGAGTGTGGCTGGTCACGGCCACCCCGGTCGAGCTCGCCTCGGTCATCGCCCGGCGGCTGAACCTCACCGGCGCCCTCGGCACGGTCAGTGAGGTCTCCGCCGAGGGCACCTACACCGGCCACCTGGTCGGCGGCCTGCTGCACGGCCAGGCGAAGGCCGAGGCCGTGCAGGCGCTCGCCGAGCGGGAGGGCCTGGACCTGTCGCGGTGCTGGGCCTACTCGGACTCGATCAACGATCTGCCCATGCTCTCCCTGGTGGGCCACCCGGTCGCGATCAACCCGGATCCGGACCTGAAGACCGTGGCCCGGGAACGCGAATGGCCGATCAAGGACTTTCGCACGGCCCGCAAGGCAGCCAAGATCGGCATTCCGACGGCAGCCGGGGTGGGCGCGCTCGCCGGCGGGGTCGCCGCCGGCATGGCGTTGCGGCGCCGGGCCGCGGGCGCCTAG